A region from the Dehalococcoides mccartyi CG5 genome encodes:
- a CDS encoding YqhA family protein, which translates to MKRLLEKSKYFTLTAVFSMLLASLMVFSLGIMKAVKILGGFLSNFAEESVDLIPFIELMDIFLIATVLLIFALGIYELFIGKLSLPEWLIIRNLHDLKVKLSSLVIMVMGIIFLKHLVEWQDPQGTFYFGLGMAVVSVALIAFNYVGSKTE; encoded by the coding sequence ATGAAACGATTGTTAGAGAAAAGTAAATATTTTACGCTGACGGCAGTTTTCTCAATGCTGCTGGCCTCGCTTATGGTTTTTTCTTTGGGCATTATGAAAGCAGTCAAGATTTTGGGCGGTTTTCTCTCCAATTTTGCAGAGGAAAGTGTTGATTTGATTCCTTTCATAGAGCTTATGGATATATTCCTTATAGCTACTGTGCTTTTGATTTTCGCACTGGGTATTTACGAATTATTCATTGGGAAGCTTTCACTTCCCGAGTGGCTTATTATAAGAAATCTCCATGACCTGAAAGTGAAGCTGAGCAGTTTGGTGATTATGGTTATGGGCATTATATTTTTAAAGCATTTGGTGGAATGGCAGGACCCGCAGGGTACATTTTATTTCGGCTTGGGTATGGCTGTAGTATCTGTGGCTTTAATAGCGTTTAATTATGTTGGCAGTAAAACAGAATAA
- a CDS encoding MerR family transcriptional regulator encodes MDNEVAYQISEIAKQSGVSLRTVRFYQQKGLIVPSLRTSSGMSLFSQKDVNRVKLIRRLKDTGMSLNRILDILDAGGETDRKAKAEHTLKVLKLEAENAASRIAELERQSRERKEIISLVSKCLGCDMEVCPQECPPRNHLIY; translated from the coding sequence ATGGATAATGAAGTCGCCTACCAGATAAGTGAAATAGCCAAACAGTCCGGTGTCAGTCTGCGTACAGTCAGGTTTTACCAGCAGAAGGGACTGATTGTGCCGTCTTTGCGTACCTCAAGCGGCATGAGTCTGTTTTCCCAAAAAGATGTCAACCGGGTTAAGCTTATACGCCGCCTTAAAGATACCGGAATGAGCCTGAACCGTATTCTGGATATACTAGATGCAGGCGGTGAAACTGACCGTAAGGCCAAGGCTGAGCATACCCTTAAAGTGCTTAAGCTGGAAGCGGAAAATGCCGCCAGCCGTATTGCCGAACTTGAGCGCCAGAGCCGTGAGAGAAAAGAGATAATAAGTCTGGTTAGCAAATGCCTGGGTTGTGACATGGAGGTGTGCCCGCAAGAGTGCCCTCCCCGTAATCATCTGATTTATTAA
- a CDS encoding NEW3 domain-containing protein, translating to MKKFIKNFKIYKVLTGLVCTALLFGTLLGGLFSASTVIAQTEKPILSLYLLSGYYYMDIIPGEPLKLYLELENAGSQEIFDITLSADVPANWVVEYSPASIDYLGVGQRKSIEAVVLAPSDESRGEYNLVFIAEYQQIRTFSNTVLVVGDIPGLWQWVGLGLGAVMIGGFIFLYRHFNRN from the coding sequence ATGAAGAAATTTATAAAGAATTTCAAAATATACAAGGTTCTGACCGGTCTGGTTTGTACCGCTCTGCTGTTTGGCACTTTGCTGGGCGGGCTGTTTTCAGCTTCTACAGTAATTGCTCAGACAGAAAAGCCCATCCTTTCTCTGTACCTACTTTCCGGTTACTATTATATGGACATAATACCTGGTGAACCTTTGAAACTTTATCTGGAACTTGAAAATGCCGGTTCTCAGGAAATATTTGATATAACCCTGTCGGCGGATGTACCTGCAAACTGGGTAGTGGAATATAGCCCTGCATCCATTGACTATCTGGGTGTCGGCCAGCGTAAGTCGATTGAGGCGGTGGTGCTTGCTCCTTCAGATGAGTCCCGCGGAGAGTACAATCTGGTTTTCATAGCCGAATACCAGCAGATACGTACTTTCAGCAATACTGTTCTAGTGGTCGGAGACATTCCCGGATTGTGGCAATGGGTGGGGTTGGGTCTGGGAGCGGTGATGATTGGCGGGTTTATTTTCCTGTACCGCCACTTTAACCGTAATTAA
- a CDS encoding ABC transporter ATP-binding protein, whose protein sequence is MFMIHSYYSRINGNSPDEKPKITRGLLKRVWSYARPYRWLVLWMLLLTLATTGLGLLTPLILRDLIDTTLPNKDLTRLSWLIAALLTIPLLTSFLNVVLRRYNSHVGEGVISDLRLAMFSHLQRMSLSFFTHTKSGELMSRLNNDVIGAQTAISNTFVSIVTSLIQAVVVFSVMVTLEWRLALVSVAILPLFFWAAHHLGNRLRDIARNQLDLNARMNAVAQELLNISGALLVKLFGRSSEEDRRFKQRSEEVRNIGIKRAVTGSLFFASIGLLSAIGIALVYGVGGYFVIQETLTIGTIVALGVYLTTLYGALQTLTNAPVDFATSMVSFERVFEVLDVPLDIKEKENARILGKVRGVLEFKDVLFHYEREEKGLLREVRRFGQMEDVVSVLSGAGGAPRNGGEKDAAGAERTNGEVLEHISFRAEPGQLVALVGPSGAGKTTLTYLIPRLYDPVAGQILIDGHDLMDVTLDSLAAQIGMVTQETYLFHDTVRTNLLYGRPDATQTEVETAAKAANIHKFVKGLPQGYETIVGERGYRLSGGEKQRLALARVILKNPRILVLDEATSSLDSQSEYLIQEALKHVMVGRTSIVIAHRLSTILAADIILVLDHGHIVERGTHSELLALGGLYANLYETQFRGKMNNLSSAE, encoded by the coding sequence ATGTTCATGATACACAGCTATTATTCCCGTATAAATGGAAACTCCCCTGACGAGAAGCCCAAAATTACCCGGGGCTTGTTGAAAAGGGTATGGAGTTATGCCCGCCCTTACCGGTGGCTGGTTCTCTGGATGCTCCTCCTCACTCTGGCTACCACCGGACTGGGGTTATTGACCCCTCTGATACTGCGTGACTTGATAGACACTACTCTGCCGAACAAGGATTTGACCCGTTTAAGCTGGCTGATTGCGGCACTGCTGACAATACCTCTGCTGACCAGTTTCTTGAACGTGGTGCTGAGGAGATATAACTCACATGTGGGCGAAGGGGTTATATCCGACCTCCGACTGGCTATGTTTTCGCACCTTCAGCGTATGTCACTCAGCTTTTTTACCCACACCAAAAGCGGTGAACTGATGAGCCGCCTTAATAACGATGTTATCGGCGCCCAGACTGCTATCAGTAATACTTTTGTATCTATCGTAACCAGCCTGATTCAGGCAGTAGTGGTATTTTCGGTAATGGTTACCTTGGAATGGCGGCTGGCACTGGTAAGTGTAGCTATACTGCCCCTTTTCTTCTGGGCTGCCCATCATCTGGGAAACAGGCTGCGGGATATTGCCCGAAACCAGCTTGACCTGAACGCTAGAATGAATGCCGTTGCCCAGGAACTGCTTAACATAAGCGGGGCTTTGCTGGTCAAACTGTTTGGCCGTTCCTCTGAAGAAGACCGCCGTTTCAAGCAGCGTTCCGAAGAAGTAAGAAACATAGGTATAAAACGGGCGGTTACAGGCTCACTTTTTTTCGCCAGCATAGGTCTTTTAAGTGCTATCGGCATAGCTCTGGTTTACGGGGTAGGGGGCTATTTTGTAATCCAGGAAACACTGACTATAGGTACTATCGTAGCTTTGGGTGTATACCTGACTACCCTGTACGGGGCCTTGCAGACCCTGACTAACGCCCCGGTGGATTTTGCCACCTCTATGGTTAGTTTTGAACGCGTTTTTGAGGTACTGGATGTACCGCTTGATATAAAAGAAAAAGAAAACGCCCGTATTCTGGGAAAGGTACGCGGCGTTTTGGAATTTAAGGACGTTCTTTTCCACTATGAGCGGGAAGAAAAAGGACTCCTCAGGGAAGTGCGGCGTTTCGGCCAGATGGAGGATGTAGTTTCGGTATTGTCCGGTGCAGGTGGTGCGCCCCGAAACGGCGGTGAAAAAGATGCCGCCGGTGCGGAACGTACAAACGGCGAAGTTCTGGAGCATATCTCTTTCAGAGCCGAACCCGGCCAGCTGGTGGCGCTGGTTGGCCCCAGCGGGGCAGGCAAAACAACCCTTACCTATCTTATCCCCCGTCTGTATGACCCCGTTGCCGGGCAAATACTGATAGACGGGCATGACCTTATGGATGTTACCCTTGACTCACTTGCCGCCCAGATAGGCATGGTCACTCAGGAGACCTACCTTTTCCATGATACTGTGCGTACCAATCTGCTCTACGGCAGACCTGATGCTACCCAGACAGAAGTGGAAACGGCGGCCAAAGCAGCCAATATCCACAAGTTTGTAAAGGGTCTGCCCCAAGGATATGAAACTATTGTGGGAGAGCGCGGTTACCGGCTGAGCGGGGGCGAAAAACAGCGTCTGGCACTGGCACGGGTTATCCTTAAAAACCCGCGTATACTGGTGCTGGACGAAGCCACCAGCTCACTGGACAGCCAGTCTGAATACCTTATTCAGGAAGCCCTGAAACATGTAATGGTGGGGCGTACCAGCATTGTCATTGCCCATCGCCTGAGTACCATTCTGGCGGCGGATATTATATTGGTGCTGGACCATGGACATATAGTGGAGAGGGGTACCCATAGCGAACTGCTGGCTCTGGGAGGACTATATGCAAATCTCTATGAAACCCAGTTTCGCGGCAAGATGAATAACCTTTCTTCTGCAGAATAA
- a CDS encoding acetate uptake transporter, whose translation MESKLSNPAPLGLLGFGMTTILLNIHNAGFFPLNVAILAMGIFYGGLAQVIAGILEYRKGNTFGMTAFISYGMFWLTLVFILIAPQMGLPEVWAAPPAFLGWYLFLWGLFTFFMVFPTLKKNRVMAFVFISLTVLFSLLAIGHWVPGDAGKIFIRIGGWEGIVCGLSAVYLAAAEILNESCGRLVLPVFPLENKECNK comes from the coding sequence GTGGAGTCAAAATTATCAAACCCCGCCCCTTTAGGTTTATTAGGTTTCGGCATGACAACAATCCTTCTAAATATCCACAATGCCGGTTTTTTCCCTCTGAATGTTGCCATTCTGGCTATGGGAATCTTTTATGGAGGATTAGCTCAGGTGATAGCCGGCATACTGGAATATCGCAAAGGCAATACTTTCGGCATGACTGCTTTTATTTCATATGGTATGTTTTGGCTGACTCTGGTATTTATCCTTATAGCTCCCCAAATGGGTCTGCCTGAAGTATGGGCTGCGCCGCCTGCCTTTCTGGGTTGGTATTTGTTTCTTTGGGGGCTGTTTACGTTCTTTATGGTATTTCCTACCCTAAAGAAAAACAGAGTAATGGCATTCGTTTTTATAAGTTTAACGGTTCTATTTTCCCTGTTAGCTATAGGTCACTGGGTACCCGGAGACGCAGGCAAGATATTTATCCGTATTGGCGGCTGGGAAGGCATAGTTTGCGGTCTTTCTGCAGTATACCTTGCGGCGGCAGAAATCTTGAATGAAAGCTGCGGTAGGCTGGTATTACCCGTTTTCCCTTTGGAAAATAAAGAGTGTAATAAGTAG
- a CDS encoding histidine kinase N-terminal 7TM domain-containing protein, giving the protein MSESYLFFYYLAMTISLLACLTVVVLSWKNREAPVARSMLALGVATFIWGFGFMFEAASSSLSQQLLFNNIGYLGSMSVPVIWLIFAIQYTNTGKSFENWKKALLFIFPLFIVIMVWSNDAHHLMWSNEHQTTSGPFLIVAKTYGVLFWVAVAHNYTLITGVTIILIRQLFTGIRIYRKQAFILLFAVCLPLVWNVIYIFDLLSLPRKDLTPMMFAISGIAITLGLMRFKLFKTIPFAYPLILQQMNDGILVFDKSNRLLETNPAACRMTSLDNTMVGQELRDLCELSPLLECLSITDFGHLDMESATRVKGKSYQLDKQPLFNKQKQQVGWLATIRDISQRKQTDQELKERKEQYFTLVEHGNDGIIIVQHGLVVYANSKMKELSGYLMEDILEKPFVQFISPEQRELIEKHYQKRIEGQKSSGRYETCLINKNGQEVYVEISASLIEYDGQIADMAIIRDLTAHKQAELENQRLRDKAEMASRLAAIGEMAAGIAHEINNPLTGVIGFSELLAAREDLPEDIMADLQVINHGSQRVVEIVRRLLTFARQNKPVKTRLNVHELIDNTLEFRSYVFKTANIEVIRKYDQNLPWITADPGQLQQVFLNLVINAEQAMRKAHDGGKLTITTTREDSFFSICIADDGPGMTPEVKAKIFQPFFTTKGPKDGTGLGLSLAMAIILDHHGTIEVESEYGRGTAFTINLPMDSSETEDWTVQQEGLTPKAGDNHAASILVIDDEEHICQLVTRVLEQMRHKVESFSDPIKALSKLETTSFDLVLLDIRMPGMSGLEFYSQMISKRPELAGKVIFMTGDMTVSDLEAQMQQTDLMHISKPFHPAILEQFLNKALKQQAG; this is encoded by the coding sequence GTGAGCGAATCTTATCTGTTTTTTTACTATCTGGCCATGACAATTTCGTTACTGGCTTGTCTGACAGTAGTAGTATTAAGCTGGAAAAACCGTGAAGCACCAGTAGCCCGGTCTATGCTGGCACTTGGTGTGGCAACATTTATCTGGGGATTCGGCTTTATGTTTGAAGCCGCCAGTAGCAGCCTGAGTCAGCAACTGCTGTTTAACAATATCGGTTATTTGGGATCAATGAGTGTTCCGGTAATCTGGCTGATTTTTGCTATTCAATATACCAACACCGGCAAATCGTTTGAAAACTGGAAAAAGGCACTCCTTTTCATCTTTCCGCTCTTCATAGTGATAATGGTCTGGAGTAATGACGCCCACCATCTTATGTGGTCAAACGAACACCAGACTACTTCCGGGCCTTTTCTGATAGTTGCCAAAACCTACGGGGTGCTTTTCTGGGTAGCAGTGGCACACAACTATACCCTGATTACCGGCGTAACCATTATTTTAATACGCCAGTTATTCACCGGAATACGCATATACCGCAAACAGGCCTTTATACTGTTATTTGCAGTTTGCCTGCCTTTGGTCTGGAACGTTATATATATTTTTGATTTGCTGTCACTACCGCGCAAAGACCTTACCCCCATGATGTTTGCTATTTCCGGCATAGCCATAACCCTGGGATTGATGCGCTTCAAGCTGTTTAAAACAATCCCTTTTGCCTATCCCCTTATTCTCCAGCAAATGAATGACGGTATTTTGGTTTTTGATAAATCTAACCGCCTGCTGGAAACCAACCCGGCGGCCTGCAGAATGACCAGTTTGGACAACACTATGGTCGGACAGGAACTAAGAGATTTGTGCGAACTCTCACCCCTTCTAGAGTGTTTGTCCATCACAGATTTTGGTCACCTTGACATGGAATCTGCGACCAGAGTAAAAGGAAAGTCCTACCAACTGGACAAGCAACCCCTATTTAACAAACAAAAACAACAGGTAGGCTGGCTGGCTACTATCCGCGATATAAGCCAACGCAAACAAACTGACCAGGAACTTAAGGAACGCAAGGAACAGTACTTTACACTGGTGGAGCATGGCAATGACGGTATTATCATTGTCCAGCACGGGCTGGTAGTCTATGCCAACTCTAAAATGAAAGAGTTGTCCGGTTACCTTATGGAAGATATTCTGGAAAAACCCTTCGTCCAATTTATATCACCCGAACAAAGAGAGCTGATTGAGAAGCATTATCAGAAGCGGATTGAAGGGCAGAAATCATCAGGCAGGTACGAGACCTGTCTGATTAACAAGAATGGTCAAGAGGTATATGTTGAAATAAGCGCCAGTTTGATTGAATATGACGGACAGATCGCAGATATGGCCATTATCCGTGATTTGACTGCCCACAAACAAGCCGAGCTTGAAAACCAGAGACTGCGGGATAAGGCGGAAATGGCCAGCCGTCTGGCCGCAATAGGCGAGATGGCCGCCGGAATAGCCCATGAAATAAATAACCCGCTAACCGGGGTTATAGGTTTCTCCGAGCTTCTTGCAGCCCGTGAAGACCTGCCCGAAGATATCATGGCGGATCTTCAGGTAATCAACCACGGTTCTCAGCGGGTAGTGGAGATCGTAAGACGGTTACTCACCTTTGCCAGACAAAATAAACCCGTAAAGACACGGCTGAATGTTCATGAGCTTATTGATAATACTTTGGAATTCCGAAGCTATGTATTTAAAACCGCCAATATAGAGGTTATCCGTAAGTATGACCAGAATCTGCCTTGGATTACCGCTGATCCGGGACAATTGCAACAGGTATTTCTTAACCTGGTCATCAATGCCGAACAAGCCATGAGAAAGGCACATGACGGAGGGAAACTAACCATAACTACTACCCGGGAGGATAGCTTTTTCAGCATCTGCATTGCAGATGACGGTCCCGGTATGACACCGGAAGTTAAAGCCAAAATATTCCAGCCTTTTTTCACCACCAAAGGCCCCAAAGACGGGACCGGGCTGGGGTTAAGTTTGGCTATGGCCATTATCCTTGATCACCACGGCACTATTGAGGTTGAGAGTGAATACGGCCGGGGTACGGCTTTTACTATCAACCTGCCGATGGATTCTTCCGAAACAGAAGACTGGACTGTCCAGCAGGAAGGGCTAACGCCAAAAGCCGGTGATAACCATGCCGCCAGCATACTGGTAATAGATGACGAAGAGCATATATGCCAGCTGGTTACCCGGGTACTGGAGCAGATGCGGCATAAGGTTGAGAGTTTCAGTGACCCGATTAAGGCCCTTTCAAAATTGGAAACAACCAGCTTTGATCTGGTACTGCTGGATATCCGTATGCCGGGCATGAGCGGTTTGGAATTTTATTCGCAAATGATTTCCAAACGACCGGAACTGGCAGGCAAGGTTATCTTCATGACCGGAGATATGACCGTTTCGGATCTGGAAGCCCAGATGCAGCAGACTGACCTGATGCACATTTCCAAACCTTTTCATCCTGCAATTCTGGAACAATTTTTAAACAAGGCTTTAAAACAACAAGCAGGCTAA
- a CDS encoding DOMON domain-containing protein has protein sequence MPSNKKHIAALLAILVLPSLLFSSCAAIAEMNSDPPDNTDSTTQISDPAALAEWVADGIITVSEYTNSSALNANFTLFSRTDDQYVYIGIKAKATGWISIGFQPLPAKGHTSADFALGGVSSGEAYIYDLWGLNKEEHSLDTKLGGTSSILEYGGTESGGYTILEFKRLLTTGDTYDQNIVHGSNNILWAYSDEDGFAAMHIAEGTGKINIP, from the coding sequence GTGCCGTCTAATAAAAAACATATAGCTGCATTGCTTGCCATACTGGTTCTGCCCAGTCTGCTGTTTTCTTCTTGTGCCGCCATTGCGGAGATGAATTCAGACCCGCCCGATAATACAGATTCCACCACCCAGATTTCAGACCCTGCCGCACTGGCGGAATGGGTGGCAGACGGGATTATAACGGTGAGCGAATATACCAATAGCTCAGCCCTAAATGCCAACTTTACCCTGTTTTCCAGAACAGATGACCAGTATGTTTATATTGGCATCAAGGCCAAGGCTACCGGCTGGATTTCAATCGGTTTTCAACCCCTGCCTGCCAAAGGCCACACTTCGGCTGATTTTGCACTGGGCGGAGTGAGTAGCGGAGAAGCCTATATTTATGACCTGTGGGGCCTAAACAAAGAGGAGCATTCTCTGGATACCAAACTTGGCGGAACAAGCAGTATTCTGGAATACGGGGGCACCGAATCCGGCGGCTATACCATACTGGAGTTTAAAAGACTGCTAACCACCGGTGATACCTATGACCAGAACATTGTGCATGGATCCAATAATATCCTGTGGGCCTATAGTGACGAAGACGGCTTTGCCGCTATGCATATAGCTGAAGGAACAGGGAAAATAAATATACCCTGA